Proteins encoded by one window of Methermicoccus shengliensis DSM 18856:
- a CDS encoding cobalamin biosynthesis protein, whose amino-acid sequence MGFEKDVAALRRISEHLSAEVVLYTDGVWSTLVSYDCIVAYMPSGIVVRGMCPHLRSKWTDAAVVVVDKPMRYAIPILGGHHGANDVAHMLEGLGMTPVITTAMEYEEGLSIGVGCRRGIGAQEVLDALLSALAELDASPKDIRVIATAQLKKDEKGLIEAADTLKKPLMFASAEELNSISVPSGSRANIVGLNSVAEACSLLYSKHGELLLPKRVYGGVTVAISR is encoded by the coding sequence GTGGGGTTTGAAAAGGACGTTGCTGCACTGCGGCGCATATCAGAGCACCTCTCGGCAGAGGTGGTGCTCTACACCGATGGTGTGTGGAGCACGCTTGTGAGCTACGACTGCATCGTGGCCTACATGCCCTCTGGAATCGTGGTGAGGGGAATGTGTCCCCATCTAAGGAGCAAGTGGACGGACGCGGCGGTGGTGGTGGTGGACAAGCCAATGAGGTATGCGATTCCCATCCTCGGTGGCCACCATGGTGCCAACGATGTGGCACACATGCTCGAGGGGCTGGGGATGACCCCCGTGATAACCACTGCCATGGAGTACGAGGAGGGGTTGAGCATAGGCGTGGGCTGTCGCAGAGGGATTGGGGCGCAGGAGGTGCTCGATGCGCTGCTGAGCGCCCTCGCCGAGCTGGATGCCAGCCCCAAAGACATACGGGTGATTGCCACTGCCCAGCTCAAGAAAGACGAGAAAGGGCTCATCGAGGCGGCGGACACGCTCAAAAAGCCCCTGATGTTCGCATCAGCCGAGGAGCTGAACTCCATCTCTGTGCCCAGCGGCTCGAGGGCGAACATCGTGGGGTTAAACAGCGTTGCCGAGGCGTGCTCACTGCTCTACTCAAAGCACGGCGAGCTGCTGCTTCCCAAGAGGGTGTATGGAGGAGTGACCGTTGCCATCTCAAGGTAA
- the cobJ gene encoding precorrin-3B C(17)-methyltransferase yields MPSQGKLYVVGIGPGMEDMLTLRALRALEQSEYVLGHRTYTQRIRHLTRAQIIESGMGQEVNRVKRACELATNSIVSLVSGGDPSIYGMASLVVEYIHKRNIDVCYEVIPGITALCAASPLLGCAISGDHVVISLSDHLTPWEVIEKRLKCALHGDFVVVIYNPSSRQRGDNLLKALEIVLSERGDAPIGVVKNAMREGERVCISSASELFESPELVDMHTLLVVGSSETRIDDGVMITPRGYARKYIYR; encoded by the coding sequence TTGCCATCTCAAGGTAAGCTGTACGTGGTCGGGATTGGACCGGGCATGGAGGACATGCTCACACTGAGGGCGCTCAGGGCACTTGAGCAGTCCGAGTACGTGCTGGGGCACAGGACGTACACCCAGCGAATACGCCATCTCACCCGTGCCCAGATCATCGAGAGCGGTATGGGGCAGGAGGTCAACAGGGTGAAGAGGGCGTGCGAGCTGGCAACAAACAGCATCGTGAGCCTCGTGAGTGGTGGAGACCCCTCGATATACGGGATGGCGTCCCTCGTGGTGGAGTACATCCACAAGCGAAACATCGACGTGTGCTATGAGGTCATTCCCGGCATCACAGCACTGTGTGCAGCCTCTCCACTGCTGGGCTGTGCCATCAGCGGAGACCACGTGGTGATAAGCCTGAGCGACCATCTCACTCCATGGGAGGTGATAGAGAAAAGGCTGAAATGCGCCCTGCATGGCGATTTTGTCGTGGTAATCTACAACCCCTCGAGCAGACAGCGAGGGGACAACCTGCTGAAGGCACTCGAAATCGTGCTCTCGGAGAGGGGTGATGCGCCCATAGGGGTGGTGAAGAATGCGATGAGGGAGGGAGAGCGGGTGTGCATATCGAGCGCCTCCGAGCTTTTCGAGTCTCCAGAGCTGGTGGACATGCACACACTTCTCGTTGTGGGTAGCTCAGAGACCCGCATCGACGATGGGGTGATGATAACTCCAAGAGGGTATGCCAGAAAGTACATCTACAGGTGA
- a CDS encoding precorrin-8X methylmutase, which yields MRIDMGDVTEEASQIKHRSYQIVERYVSGDSPEDFILKRCIIATGDPQMRELIAFRGNAVEAGIEAVRKKSKIITDVRMVKVGINTDAEVLSAVEHCDGAREAGITRTSMGMLNLREELNGAMVAIGNAPSAALTLCRLVEEGVSPAVIVATPVGFVNAAESKEMIRELAIPSITSIGTRGGSTLCVAIVNGLINLAKA from the coding sequence ATGAGGATAGATATGGGGGACGTGACCGAAGAGGCGAGCCAGATAAAGCACAGGAGCTACCAAATCGTTGAGAGATACGTGAGTGGAGATTCTCCGGAGGATTTCATCCTGAAAAGATGCATAATAGCCACCGGAGACCCCCAGATGAGGGAGCTGATAGCGTTCAGGGGCAATGCCGTAGAGGCGGGCATCGAGGCAGTGAGAAAGAAGAGCAAGATAATAACCGATGTGAGAATGGTCAAGGTGGGTATAAACACCGATGCAGAGGTGCTCTCTGCGGTGGAACACTGTGATGGAGCCAGAGAGGCAGGCATCACCCGCACCTCAATGGGCATGCTCAACCTCAGAGAGGAGCTCAATGGGGCAATGGTGGCGATTGGCAACGCCCCATCGGCTGCGCTCACGCTGTGCAGGCTGGTGGAGGAGGGCGTCTCCCCTGCCGTGATCGTCGCCACGCCCGTGGGGTTCGTGAACGCCGCAGAATCCAAGGAGATGATAAGGGAGCTTGCCATCCCCTCCATAACGAGCATCGGCACGAGGGGTGGAAGCACGCTGTGTGTTGCCATCGTCAACGGCCTTATAAATCTTGCAAAGGCATGA
- a CDS encoding cobalt-precorrin-4/precorrin-4 C(11)-methyltransferase, translated as MKVYFVGFGPGDPELLTLRGYRLLKEADLIIYPGSLIGEEFLSEFDAEKVNSYGMSLEQIADTIEDAIRAKKKVVRLQSGDPSVYGAIAEQMNALAMRGIECEVVPGVSSVFASAAALGAELTSLAPSVVITRPAGKTLEHDNLRELAALPCTLVVLLGIDKVDYVCEVVGAIRGMDEPAAVVYHASREDERVVRGTLEDIPEKVHKAGIERTATLIIGRSLEGFRRSVLYA; from the coding sequence ATGAAGGTTTACTTTGTTGGCTTTGGACCTGGTGACCCCGAGCTGCTCACTCTCAGGGGATACAGGCTGCTCAAGGAGGCTGACCTGATAATATATCCGGGCTCGCTCATCGGAGAGGAGTTTCTATCGGAGTTTGACGCTGAAAAGGTGAACAGCTACGGGATGAGCCTTGAGCAGATTGCCGATACGATAGAGGATGCCATAAGGGCTAAAAAGAAGGTGGTCAGGCTTCAAAGTGGAGATCCGAGCGTGTATGGGGCGATAGCCGAGCAGATGAATGCACTGGCGATGAGGGGTATAGAGTGTGAGGTGGTGCCGGGCGTCAGCAGCGTGTTTGCGTCTGCCGCAGCCCTCGGTGCTGAGCTCACCTCCCTCGCACCCTCTGTGGTCATCACCCGCCCTGCGGGAAAGACGCTCGAGCACGACAACTTAAGGGAGCTTGCTGCGCTGCCGTGCACGCTGGTGGTGCTGCTGGGCATCGACAAGGTGGACTACGTGTGTGAGGTGGTGGGAGCCATACGGGGCATGGATGAACCAGCTGCCGTGGTGTATCATGCCTCGAGAGAGGATGAGCGTGTGGTGAGGGGAACGCTGGAGGACATCCCAGAGAAGGTGCACAAGGCCGGAATAGAGCGCACCGCCACGCTGATAATCGGGAGGAGCCTCGAGGGATTCAGGAGGTCTGTGCTATACGCATAG
- a CDS encoding methyltransferase domain-containing protein, giving the protein MKFTKDEIAGVLLTKLQPTSDDVLADIGCGSGRISAFFSPYVRKVYAVENDAKAAQGAAQYLSAYPNVEVLHMDGREFVSQHNYDLVFFGGTQGISEMLEHAVSRARRVVVNAARLEVASSVITQMRQLGVFSEALILNISKSYELAEGTAFKNLNPVFMVVACCSE; this is encoded by the coding sequence ATGAAGTTCACGAAAGATGAGATAGCTGGGGTTCTGCTAACAAAGCTCCAGCCGACCAGCGATGATGTGCTCGCAGACATCGGCTGCGGAAGCGGGCGCATCTCTGCGTTCTTCTCACCCTACGTGAGGAAGGTGTATGCCGTGGAGAACGATGCCAAGGCTGCACAGGGCGCAGCGCAGTACCTTTCTGCTTATCCCAACGTGGAGGTGCTTCACATGGATGGAAGGGAGTTTGTGAGCCAGCACAACTATGACCTTGTGTTTTTTGGGGGAACGCAGGGCATCTCGGAGATGCTTGAGCATGCGGTAAGCCGCGCAAGGCGGGTGGTCGTGAACGCAGCAAGGCTCGAGGTCGCCTCATCGGTGATCACGCAGATGAGACAGCTGGGCGTGTTCAGCGAGGCCCTCATCCTGAACATCTCAAAGAGCTATGAGCTTGCAGAGGGCACTGCCTTCAAGAATCTGAATCCCGTATTCATGGTGGTGGCATGCTGCTCGGAGTAG
- a CDS encoding SAM-dependent methyltransferase encodes MTVHIVGVGVVKGHLTGRARALLRMADVIYGSKRALRLAGVDGVEMTRFTPEVYARIQQEGEHMNVVVLSTGDPMVAGLGTKLSGVVEPGISCVQLALARLRVDLAEVVVVDAHGKSAYEEIEKALSLRDVLVLADSRFDVQRLGDREVVLLENLGLEDERVVEARARDVDIRSDLVMLLIRR; translated from the coding sequence ATGACGGTGCACATCGTTGGGGTGGGTGTTGTAAAGGGGCACCTGACCGGGCGGGCAAGGGCCCTTCTGAGAATGGCGGATGTGATATACGGCAGCAAAAGAGCCCTGCGGCTTGCAGGTGTGGATGGGGTGGAGATGACGAGGTTCACCCCGGAAGTGTATGCACGCATCCAGCAGGAGGGGGAGCACATGAATGTGGTGGTGCTGTCCACGGGAGACCCCATGGTGGCAGGACTGGGAACGAAGCTCTCGGGAGTGGTGGAGCCCGGCATCTCGTGTGTGCAGCTCGCCCTTGCCCGTCTTCGCGTGGACCTTGCGGAGGTGGTGGTGGTGGATGCCCATGGCAAGAGCGCCTATGAGGAGATTGAGAAGGCACTCTCCCTGAGGGATGTGCTGGTGCTGGCAGATTCGAGGTTCGATGTCCAACGGCTTGGGGACAGGGAGGTGGTGCTGCTCGAAAACCTCGGGCTGGAGGACGAGAGGGTGGTGGAGGCGAGGGCTCGGGATGTGGACATCCGCTCAGACCTCGTCATGCTGCTCATCAGACGATGA
- a CDS encoding precorrin-2 C(20)-methyltransferase, translated as MLLGVGLGPGDPELLTYRAVRAIREADEVIVPGKMAYALIAHIREPRTVEFPMGSGIEVAKRLGAELAERCEEEDVAFCCIGDPSLYSTFQYVAGEVSARNPRVRIETVPGITGASAALSRLGLFVDDSLLITTSTSLEAKMCVVLKATRPRELAEQLRQRGYREFFLAERVFMEGERTEHLDELPETSSYFTMVVARKSSSDEQHDEV; from the coding sequence ATGCTGCTCGGAGTAGGGCTCGGGCCTGGTGACCCCGAGCTGCTCACCTACAGGGCAGTAAGGGCAATTCGAGAGGCAGACGAGGTCATCGTGCCCGGCAAGATGGCGTATGCACTCATAGCCCATATACGCGAGCCGCGGACTGTGGAGTTCCCAATGGGAAGCGGCATCGAGGTGGCAAAGAGGCTTGGGGCAGAGCTGGCAGAGCGCTGTGAGGAGGAGGATGTGGCATTCTGCTGTATCGGGGACCCTTCCCTGTACTCCACATTCCAGTATGTGGCAGGAGAGGTGAGCGCGAGAAACCCGAGGGTGCGAATCGAGACCGTGCCGGGCATAACTGGGGCATCGGCAGCCCTCTCGAGGCTCGGGCTGTTCGTGGACGACTCACTGCTCATCACCACCAGTACATCCTTGGAGGCGAAGATGTGTGTGGTGCTGAAGGCAACTCGCCCAAGGGAGCTCGCAGAGCAGCTAAGGCAAAGGGGATACCGCGAGTTTTTCCTTGCGGAGAGGGTGTTCATGGAGGGCGAGCGCACTGAGCATCTGGATGAGCTGCCAGAAACGTCCAGCTACTTCACGATGGTGGTGGCAAGAAAATCATCGTCTGATGAGCAGCATGACGAGGTCTGA
- a CDS encoding cobalt-precorrin-5B (C(1))-methyltransferase gives MIDPLEHYRYPRQWISQRAKLETRAEVERKIASGLFILSEDGWIRRGITTGTTACAALCGAISLEPHVKVSTPMGLTLELDVRVDGKRAMAVKFSGDHAFDATDGIEVVAERTKRALVFGRGIGIKRDGTKSVSSSVRRQLEENLERYSREYGYEGGVHIEVPRGASVAAHTDNPRLGIKDGISLLGSTGLVEPWGKRLVDTKLKIAAQYDKVVLTTGRRGWGWSRENLKGYQPFVFGVYLDEPLCHLSAQSIIIAGMPSLLIKWAMPELKGKLLGGMRPTEEHYRAVLSKARELNEGVEDVVFI, from the coding sequence ATGATCGATCCGCTGGAGCACTACCGTTACCCAAGACAGTGGATTAGCCAGAGGGCAAAGCTCGAGACGAGAGCAGAAGTGGAAAGAAAGATAGCAAGTGGGCTTTTTATTCTGAGCGAAGATGGGTGGATACGAAGGGGCATCACTACGGGAACCACGGCGTGTGCCGCCCTGTGTGGTGCAATATCGCTCGAGCCACACGTGAAGGTGAGCACCCCCATGGGGCTAACACTCGAGCTCGATGTGAGGGTGGATGGCAAACGTGCCATGGCGGTAAAGTTCTCTGGAGACCATGCCTTTGATGCCACAGATGGCATAGAGGTGGTGGCAGAGAGAACAAAAAGGGCTCTTGTGTTTGGCAGGGGCATAGGCATAAAGCGGGATGGCACAAAGTCGGTGAGTTCGAGTGTGAGAAGGCAGCTTGAGGAAAACCTCGAACGATATTCTCGGGAGTACGGATATGAGGGTGGTGTGCACATAGAGGTGCCAAGGGGCGCCAGTGTGGCAGCCCACACCGATAACCCGCGGCTTGGCATCAAGGATGGAATCTCTCTCCTGGGAAGCACGGGGCTCGTGGAGCCCTGGGGTAAAAGGCTGGTGGACACGAAGCTGAAGATAGCCGCACAGTACGACAAGGTGGTGCTCACCACGGGAAGGAGGGGATGGGGCTGGAGCCGTGAGAACCTCAAAGGCTATCAGCCCTTCGTGTTTGGGGTGTATCTCGATGAGCCGCTTTGCCACCTCAGCGCCCAGAGCATCATCATCGCCGGCATGCCGTCCCTCCTCATCAAGTGGGCAATGCCAGAGCTGAAGGGTAAGCTCCTTGGTGGCATGCGACCCACTGAGGAACACTACAGAGCGGTGCTCTCCAAGGCAAGGGAGTTGAATGAGGGCGTGGAGGATGTGGTGTTCATATGA
- the yjjX gene encoding inosine/xanthosine triphosphatase: MKVSMGSLNPAKIEGARRALLRLYSDVEIVPMPVRSKVPAQPFGKDTIKGAIWRATSAFSQDVELSIGIEAGLFRCGGAGGYLDFQVAAVFDGTHHTMGFGPGFAYPPSVIEEVLEGREVGEVMEGISGIKGLGERGGAVHFLSRGAISRVELSEMAVLMAMIPRIRGELYG; the protein is encoded by the coding sequence ATGAAGGTCAGCATGGGTTCCCTCAATCCCGCAAAGATAGAGGGTGCAAGGCGGGCCCTTCTGAGGCTCTACAGCGATGTGGAGATAGTTCCCATGCCGGTGCGCTCGAAAGTTCCAGCCCAGCCGTTTGGGAAGGACACAATCAAGGGGGCAATCTGGCGGGCCACGTCAGCCTTTTCTCAGGATGTCGAGCTCTCCATTGGCATAGAGGCTGGGCTGTTCAGGTGTGGAGGTGCGGGAGGCTACCTCGACTTTCAGGTGGCGGCGGTGTTCGACGGCACACATCATACTATGGGCTTTGGTCCTGGATTTGCCTACCCCCCATCTGTGATAGAAGAGGTGCTCGAGGGAAGGGAGGTAGGAGAGGTGATGGAGGGGATAAGTGGCATAAAGGGGCTTGGAGAGAGAGGTGGAGCGGTGCACTTTCTCAGCAGGGGCGCCATATCGAGGGTGGAGCTCTCTGAGATGGCGGTGCTCATGGCGATGATACCCCGTATAAGAGGAGAGCTATATGGGTGA